Proteins encoded within one genomic window of Suricata suricatta isolate VVHF042 chromosome 17, meerkat_22Aug2017_6uvM2_HiC, whole genome shotgun sequence:
- the LIMD2 gene encoding LIM domain-containing protein 2 — MYQAAGAAQATPSHEAKGSGGSSTVQRSKSFSLRAQVKESCAACQKTVYPMERLVADKLIFHNSCFCCKHCHTKLSLGSYAALHGEFYCKPHFQQLFKSKGNYDEGFGRKQHKELWAHKEVDTGTKTA; from the exons ATGTACCAGGCTGCAGGAGCCGCTCAGGCCACCCCCTCTCAT GAAGCCAAAGGCAGCGGTGGCAGCAGCACTGTCCAGCGCTCCAAG TCCTTCAGCCTTCGCGCCCAGGTGAAGGAGAGCTGTGCCGCCTGCCAGAAGACCGTGTATCCCATGGAGCGGCTGGTGGCGGACAAGCTCATTTTCCACAACTCTTGCTTCTGTTGCAAGCACTGTCACACCAAGCTGAG CCTGGGCAGCTACGCAGCACTGCACGGGGAATTTTACTGCAAGCCCCACTTTCAGCAGCTGTTTAAGAGCAAAGGCAACTATGATGAGGGCTTTGGCCGGAAGCAGCACAAGGAGCTCTGGGCCCACAAGGAGGTGGACACCGGCACCAAGACGGCCTGA
- the STRADA gene encoding STE20-related kinase adapter protein alpha isoform X3, with amino-acid sequence MSFLTNEASSESIASLSKQEIMSSFLPEGGRYELLSVIGKGFEDLMTVNLARYRPTGEYVTVRRINLEACSNEMVTFLQGELHVCKLFSHPNILPYRATFIADNELWVVTSFMAYGSAKDLICTHFMDGMNELAIAYILQGVLKALDYIHHMGYVHRSVKASHILISSEGKVYLSGLRSNLSMISHGQRQRVVHDFPKYSVKVLPWLSPEVLQQNLQGYNAKSDIYSVGITACELANGHVPFKDMPATQMLLEKLNGTVPCLLDTSTIPAEELTMSTSRSAANSGLSESLAPSTPRTSNGDSPSHPYHRTFSPHFHHFVEQCLQRSPDIRPSAGTLLNHSFFKQIKRRASEALPELLRPVTPITSFEGSQPQDHSGIFGLVTNLEELEVDDWEF; translated from the exons ATGTCTTTTCTT accAATGAGGCGAGCTCAGAGTCGATAGCATCCCTGTCTAAACAGGAGATCATGAGTAGCTTCCTGCCAGAGGGAGGACGCTATGAGCTACTCTCCGTCATAG GCAAAGGATTTGAGGACCTGATGACAGTGAATCTAGCAAGGTACAGACCAACAGGGGAGTATGTGACAGTCCGAAGGATTAACCTGGAAGCTTGTTCCAATGAGATGGTGACGTTCTTGCAG GGGGAGCTTCATGTCTGTAAACTCTTCAGCCATCCCAATATCCTGCCGTATCGAGCCACCTTTATTGCAGACAATGAGCTCTGGGTTGTCACCTCATTCATGGCATATG GTTCTGCGAAGGATCTGATCTGCACACACTTCATGGACGGCATGAATGAACTGGCGATTGCTTACATCCTGCAGGGGGTGCTCAAGGCCCTGGACTACATCCACCACATGGGATACGTACACAG GAGTGTCAAAGCCAGCCACATCCTGATTTCCTCAGAGGGGAAGGTCTACCTGTCTGGTTTACGCAGCAACCTCAGCATGATCAGCCATGGGCAGCGGCAGCGTGTGGTCCACGACTTTCCCAAGTACAGTGTCAAGGTTCTGCCTTGGCTCAGCCCGGAGGTCCTCCAGCAG AATCTTCAGGGTTACAATGCCAAGTCTGACATCTACAGTGTGGGAATCACAGCCTGTGAGCTGGCCAATGGCCATGTCCCCTTTAAGGATATGCCTGCCACTCAG ATGCTGCTGGAGAAGCTGAACGGCACAGTGCCCTGCCTGCTGGACACCAGCACCATCCCTGCTGAGGAGCTGACCATGAGCACCTCACGCTCAGCGGCCAACTCTGGCCTGAGTGAGAGcctggcccccagcacccccagaaCCTCCAATGGCGACTCGCCCTCCCACCCCTATCACCGCACCTTTTCCCCCCACTTCCACCACTTTGTGGAGCAGTGCCTTCAGCGCAGCCCAGACATAAG ACCAAGTGCCGGCACCCTCCTGAACCACTCTTTCTTCAAGCAG ATCAAGCGGCGCGCCTCAGAAGCCTTGCCGGAGTTACTTCGCCCTGTCACCCCCATCACTAGTTTTGAGGGCAGTCAGCCTCAGGATCACAGCGGGATCTTTGGCCTGGTAACAAACCTGGAAGAGCTGGAGGTGGACGACTGGGAGTTCTGA
- the STRADA gene encoding STE20-related kinase adapter protein alpha isoform X2: MSFLRWVSEKFIVEGLRDLELFGEQPPGDTRRKTNEASSESIASLSKQEIMSSFLPEGGRYELLSVIGKGFEDLMTVNLARYRPTGEYVTVRRINLEACSNEMVTFLQGELHVCKLFSHPNILPYRATFIADNELWVVTSFMAYGSAKDLICTHFMDGMNELAIAYILQGVLKALDYIHHMGYVHRSVKASHILISSEGKVYLSGLRSNLSMISHGQRQRVVHDFPKYSVKVLPWLSPEVLQQNLQGYNAKSDIYSVGITACELANGHVPFKDMPATQMLLEKLNGTVPCLLDTSTIPAEELTMSTSRSAANSGLSESLAPSTPRTSNGDSPSHPYHRTFSPHFHHFVEQCLQRSPDIRPSAGTLLNHSFFKQIKRRASEALPELLRPVTPITSFEGSQPQDHSGIFGLVTNLEELEVDDWEF, encoded by the exons ATGTCTTTTCTT CGGTGGGTCTCCGAAAAGTTCATTGTTGAGGGCTTAAGAGATTTGGAACTATTTGGAG AGCAGCCTCCGGGTGACACTCGGAGAAAA accAATGAGGCGAGCTCAGAGTCGATAGCATCCCTGTCTAAACAGGAGATCATGAGTAGCTTCCTGCCAGAGGGAGGACGCTATGAGCTACTCTCCGTCATAG GCAAAGGATTTGAGGACCTGATGACAGTGAATCTAGCAAGGTACAGACCAACAGGGGAGTATGTGACAGTCCGAAGGATTAACCTGGAAGCTTGTTCCAATGAGATGGTGACGTTCTTGCAG GGGGAGCTTCATGTCTGTAAACTCTTCAGCCATCCCAATATCCTGCCGTATCGAGCCACCTTTATTGCAGACAATGAGCTCTGGGTTGTCACCTCATTCATGGCATATG GTTCTGCGAAGGATCTGATCTGCACACACTTCATGGACGGCATGAATGAACTGGCGATTGCTTACATCCTGCAGGGGGTGCTCAAGGCCCTGGACTACATCCACCACATGGGATACGTACACAG GAGTGTCAAAGCCAGCCACATCCTGATTTCCTCAGAGGGGAAGGTCTACCTGTCTGGTTTACGCAGCAACCTCAGCATGATCAGCCATGGGCAGCGGCAGCGTGTGGTCCACGACTTTCCCAAGTACAGTGTCAAGGTTCTGCCTTGGCTCAGCCCGGAGGTCCTCCAGCAG AATCTTCAGGGTTACAATGCCAAGTCTGACATCTACAGTGTGGGAATCACAGCCTGTGAGCTGGCCAATGGCCATGTCCCCTTTAAGGATATGCCTGCCACTCAG ATGCTGCTGGAGAAGCTGAACGGCACAGTGCCCTGCCTGCTGGACACCAGCACCATCCCTGCTGAGGAGCTGACCATGAGCACCTCACGCTCAGCGGCCAACTCTGGCCTGAGTGAGAGcctggcccccagcacccccagaaCCTCCAATGGCGACTCGCCCTCCCACCCCTATCACCGCACCTTTTCCCCCCACTTCCACCACTTTGTGGAGCAGTGCCTTCAGCGCAGCCCAGACATAAG ACCAAGTGCCGGCACCCTCCTGAACCACTCTTTCTTCAAGCAG ATCAAGCGGCGCGCCTCAGAAGCCTTGCCGGAGTTACTTCGCCCTGTCACCCCCATCACTAGTTTTGAGGGCAGTCAGCCTCAGGATCACAGCGGGATCTTTGGCCTGGTAACAAACCTGGAAGAGCTGGAGGTGGACGACTGGGAGTTCTGA
- the STRADA gene encoding STE20-related kinase adapter protein alpha isoform X4, which produces MSSFLPEGGRYELLSVIGKGFEDLMTVNLARYRPTGEYVTVRRINLEACSNEMVTFLQGELHVCKLFSHPNILPYRATFIADNELWVVTSFMAYGSAKDLICTHFMDGMNELAIAYILQGVLKALDYIHHMGYVHRSVKASHILISSEGKVYLSGLRSNLSMISHGQRQRVVHDFPKYSVKVLPWLSPEVLQQNLQGYNAKSDIYSVGITACELANGHVPFKDMPATQMLLEKLNGTVPCLLDTSTIPAEELTMSTSRSAANSGLSESLAPSTPRTSNGDSPSHPYHRTFSPHFHHFVEQCLQRSPDIRPSAGTLLNHSFFKQIKRRASEALPELLRPVTPITSFEGSQPQDHSGIFGLVTNLEELEVDDWEF; this is translated from the exons ATGAGTAGCTTCCTGCCAGAGGGAGGACGCTATGAGCTACTCTCCGTCATAG GCAAAGGATTTGAGGACCTGATGACAGTGAATCTAGCAAGGTACAGACCAACAGGGGAGTATGTGACAGTCCGAAGGATTAACCTGGAAGCTTGTTCCAATGAGATGGTGACGTTCTTGCAG GGGGAGCTTCATGTCTGTAAACTCTTCAGCCATCCCAATATCCTGCCGTATCGAGCCACCTTTATTGCAGACAATGAGCTCTGGGTTGTCACCTCATTCATGGCATATG GTTCTGCGAAGGATCTGATCTGCACACACTTCATGGACGGCATGAATGAACTGGCGATTGCTTACATCCTGCAGGGGGTGCTCAAGGCCCTGGACTACATCCACCACATGGGATACGTACACAG GAGTGTCAAAGCCAGCCACATCCTGATTTCCTCAGAGGGGAAGGTCTACCTGTCTGGTTTACGCAGCAACCTCAGCATGATCAGCCATGGGCAGCGGCAGCGTGTGGTCCACGACTTTCCCAAGTACAGTGTCAAGGTTCTGCCTTGGCTCAGCCCGGAGGTCCTCCAGCAG AATCTTCAGGGTTACAATGCCAAGTCTGACATCTACAGTGTGGGAATCACAGCCTGTGAGCTGGCCAATGGCCATGTCCCCTTTAAGGATATGCCTGCCACTCAG ATGCTGCTGGAGAAGCTGAACGGCACAGTGCCCTGCCTGCTGGACACCAGCACCATCCCTGCTGAGGAGCTGACCATGAGCACCTCACGCTCAGCGGCCAACTCTGGCCTGAGTGAGAGcctggcccccagcacccccagaaCCTCCAATGGCGACTCGCCCTCCCACCCCTATCACCGCACCTTTTCCCCCCACTTCCACCACTTTGTGGAGCAGTGCCTTCAGCGCAGCCCAGACATAAG ACCAAGTGCCGGCACCCTCCTGAACCACTCTTTCTTCAAGCAG ATCAAGCGGCGCGCCTCAGAAGCCTTGCCGGAGTTACTTCGCCCTGTCACCCCCATCACTAGTTTTGAGGGCAGTCAGCCTCAGGATCACAGCGGGATCTTTGGCCTGGTAACAAACCTGGAAGAGCTGGAGGTGGACGACTGGGAGTTCTGA
- the STRADA gene encoding STE20-related kinase adapter protein alpha isoform X1, with the protein MSFLVSKPERIRRWVSEKFIVEGLRDLELFGEQPPGDTRRKTNEASSESIASLSKQEIMSSFLPEGGRYELLSVIGKGFEDLMTVNLARYRPTGEYVTVRRINLEACSNEMVTFLQGELHVCKLFSHPNILPYRATFIADNELWVVTSFMAYGSAKDLICTHFMDGMNELAIAYILQGVLKALDYIHHMGYVHRSVKASHILISSEGKVYLSGLRSNLSMISHGQRQRVVHDFPKYSVKVLPWLSPEVLQQNLQGYNAKSDIYSVGITACELANGHVPFKDMPATQMLLEKLNGTVPCLLDTSTIPAEELTMSTSRSAANSGLSESLAPSTPRTSNGDSPSHPYHRTFSPHFHHFVEQCLQRSPDIRPSAGTLLNHSFFKQIKRRASEALPELLRPVTPITSFEGSQPQDHSGIFGLVTNLEELEVDDWEF; encoded by the exons ATGTCTTTTCTTGTAAGTAAGCCAGAGCGAATTAGG CGGTGGGTCTCCGAAAAGTTCATTGTTGAGGGCTTAAGAGATTTGGAACTATTTGGAG AGCAGCCTCCGGGTGACACTCGGAGAAAA accAATGAGGCGAGCTCAGAGTCGATAGCATCCCTGTCTAAACAGGAGATCATGAGTAGCTTCCTGCCAGAGGGAGGACGCTATGAGCTACTCTCCGTCATAG GCAAAGGATTTGAGGACCTGATGACAGTGAATCTAGCAAGGTACAGACCAACAGGGGAGTATGTGACAGTCCGAAGGATTAACCTGGAAGCTTGTTCCAATGAGATGGTGACGTTCTTGCAG GGGGAGCTTCATGTCTGTAAACTCTTCAGCCATCCCAATATCCTGCCGTATCGAGCCACCTTTATTGCAGACAATGAGCTCTGGGTTGTCACCTCATTCATGGCATATG GTTCTGCGAAGGATCTGATCTGCACACACTTCATGGACGGCATGAATGAACTGGCGATTGCTTACATCCTGCAGGGGGTGCTCAAGGCCCTGGACTACATCCACCACATGGGATACGTACACAG GAGTGTCAAAGCCAGCCACATCCTGATTTCCTCAGAGGGGAAGGTCTACCTGTCTGGTTTACGCAGCAACCTCAGCATGATCAGCCATGGGCAGCGGCAGCGTGTGGTCCACGACTTTCCCAAGTACAGTGTCAAGGTTCTGCCTTGGCTCAGCCCGGAGGTCCTCCAGCAG AATCTTCAGGGTTACAATGCCAAGTCTGACATCTACAGTGTGGGAATCACAGCCTGTGAGCTGGCCAATGGCCATGTCCCCTTTAAGGATATGCCTGCCACTCAG ATGCTGCTGGAGAAGCTGAACGGCACAGTGCCCTGCCTGCTGGACACCAGCACCATCCCTGCTGAGGAGCTGACCATGAGCACCTCACGCTCAGCGGCCAACTCTGGCCTGAGTGAGAGcctggcccccagcacccccagaaCCTCCAATGGCGACTCGCCCTCCCACCCCTATCACCGCACCTTTTCCCCCCACTTCCACCACTTTGTGGAGCAGTGCCTTCAGCGCAGCCCAGACATAAG ACCAAGTGCCGGCACCCTCCTGAACCACTCTTTCTTCAAGCAG ATCAAGCGGCGCGCCTCAGAAGCCTTGCCGGAGTTACTTCGCCCTGTCACCCCCATCACTAGTTTTGAGGGCAGTCAGCCTCAGGATCACAGCGGGATCTTTGGCCTGGTAACAAACCTGGAAGAGCTGGAGGTGGACGACTGGGAGTTCTGA